A window from Erythrolamprus reginae isolate rEryReg1 chromosome 11, rEryReg1.hap1, whole genome shotgun sequence encodes these proteins:
- the LOC139174486 gene encoding gap junction delta-2 protein-like, translating into MGEWTILERLLEAAVQQHSTMIGRILLTVVVIFRILIVAIVGETVYEDEQAMFMCNTLQPGCNQACYDKAFPISHIRYWVFQIILVCTPSLCFITYSVHQSAKQRDRHYSFLYPLLEKEALGEGKKVKNVNGILVPNPDGSSKEPDCLEVKEIPSTPLRPPKSAKVKRQEGISRFYIIQVVFRNALEIGFLAGQYFLYGFNVPAIFECDRYPCVKEVECYVSRPTEKTVFLVFMFAVSGICVLLNLAELNHLGWRKIKTAIRGVQARRKSICEVRKKDLSNLAQVPTLGRTQSSESAYV; encoded by the exons ATGGGAGAGTGGACGATTTTGGAACGGCTGCTGGAGGCTGCGGTGCAACAGCACTCCACCATGATCGGGAG GATCCTGCTGACGGTGGTGGTCATTTTCCGCATCCTGATCGTGGCCATTGTGGGCGAGACGGTCTACGAGGACGAGCAGGCCATGTTCATGTGCAACACGCTGCAACCGGGCTGCAACCAGGCCTGCTACGACAAGGCCTTCCCCATCTCCCACATCCGCTACTGGGTCTTCCAGATCATCCTGGTCTGCACGCCCAGCCTCTGCTTCATCACCTACTCCGTCCACCAGTCGGCCAAGCAGCGGGACCGCCACTACTCCTTCCTCTACCCGCTGCTGGAGAAGGAGGCCCTCGGCGAGGGCAAGAAGGTGAAGAACGTCAACGGCATCCTGGTGCCCAACCCGGACGGCTCCTCCAAGGAGCCCGACTGTCTGGAGGTCAAGGAGATCCCCAGCACCCCGCTCAGGCCCCCCAAAAGCGCCAAGGTCAAGCGGCAGGAGGGCATCTCCCGCTTCTACATCATCCAG GTGGTTTTTCGCAACGCCTTGGAGATCGGATTCTTGGCCGGGCAATACTTCCTTTACGGGTTCAACGTGCCGGCGATTTTCGAATGCGACCGCTATCCGTGCGTTAAGGAAGTGGAGTGCTACGTCTCGCGCCCCACGGAGAAGACGGTCTTCCTGGTTTTCATGTTCGCCGTCAGCGGCATCTGCGTCCTCCTCAACCTGGCCGAACTGAACCACCTGGGCTGGCGGAAGATCAAGACGGCCATCCGCGGGGTGCAAGCCAGGCGGAAATCCATCTGCGAGGTGCGCAAGAAGGACCTCTCCAACCTGGCCCAAGTGCCTACTTTGGGGCGGACTCAGTCCAGCGAGTCCGCTTACGTCTGA